In Vidua macroura isolate BioBank_ID:100142 chromosome 7, ASM2450914v1, whole genome shotgun sequence, a single genomic region encodes these proteins:
- the LOC128810352 gene encoding homeobox protein Hox-D1-like produces MDLGYFALAFPPGLCRGAPQAPFLQRGDDAFLALGTTASAASPPQALGYAAAAPAAPSPGYRPSRGAGPLGFATSILPESGRSPPPDPERPCPCLGAGGGGLRHLSPCPGAAPAPGCPAPAAAPAAPRTFEWMRAKRSPPGRSGAAPYGGELPACSARTSFSTRQLTELEKEFHFSRYLSRARRLEVARSLRLRDAQVKVPFCLRHSSEDFLLRLSSEDIC; encoded by the exons ATGGACCTGGGGTACTTTGCTCTCGCCTTTCCGCCAGGGCTGTGCCGCGGTGCCCCGCAGGCCCCGTTCCTCCAGCGAGGGGACGACGCCTTCCTGGCGCTGGGCACCACGGCCAGCGCCGCGTCTCCCCCGCAGGCGCTGGGGTACGCGGCCGCTGCCCCCGCGGCGCCGAGCCCCGGCTACCGGCCGTCCCGGGGAGCCGGACCGCTGGGCTTCGCTACGTCCATCCTTCCCGAGAGCGGCCGCTCGCCGCCGCCGGACCCCGAGcgcccctgtccctgcctcggcgcgggcggcgggggtCTGCGGCACCTCTCGCCctgccccggggccgcccccgcgccTGGCTGCCCGGCTcccgcggcggccccggcggcgccccGCACCTTCGAGTGGATGCGAGCGAAGCGGAGCCCGCCCGGGAGAA GCGGTGCGGCGCCGTACGGGGGGGAACTTCCCGCCTGCTCCGCACGCACCAGCTTCAGCACCCGGCAGCTCacggagctggagaaggagttTCACTTCAGCCGGTACCTGTCGCGGGCCCGCCGCCTCGAGGTGGCCCGCTCGCTGCGCCTCCGCGACGCCCAGGTGAAG GTGCCCTTCTGCTTAAGGCATTCTTCTGAAGATTTTCTGCTGAGGCTTTCTTCTGAAGACATCTGCTGA